AAAACTGGTTAAAATCAGTTTTTATTCTTCAAGCCTAGGCAATTGAACCAATATTGGCATTATTCCAACACTAGAACCTTGGTGTTTCTATGATTACGCTCTAATAATTGGCGTACACCTTTACAACCCCAAACGCAAAAGACTGCTCTTACGAGCTTTTCCGTTTTGTATTCTAGAGTCTAACGATATTAGTTGATGCATGTCTTAGATATAGCGATACAACACCAGCACCTAGCATCAGCGTATTCTTTCAGCCGCTTTAAATAGCACCACAGCTTTACTTTATCCTAAACGCAAAAAAGGCCGCTTGCGCGACCTTTCTCAACGTGTATTCTAGCATCTATCGATATTGGTTGATGCATGTCTCAGGTGCAGCGATACAACGCCAGCACCTAAATTGTCTGCTTTGGGTTCACCAAAAAATTTGCTAAACCCCAAACGCAAAAAAGGCCGCTTTCTCGACCTTCTCAACGTGTATTCTAGCATCTATCGATATTGGTTGATGCATGTCTCAGGTGCAGCGATACAACGCCAGCACCTAGCATCAGCGTATTATTTCAGCCGCTTTCAATAGCACCACAATTTACTAAACCCCAAACGCAAAAAAGGCCGCTTGCGCGACCTTTCTCAACGTGTATTCTAGAATCTATCGATATTAGTCGATGATTTTAGATACAACACCAGCACCTACTGTGCGGCCACCTTCACGGATAGCGAAGCGTAAACCTTCGTCCATCGCGATTGGGTTGATTAGCTCAACAACAAACTTCAAGTTGTCGCCAGGCATTACCATTTCTACACCTTCTGGAAGCTCTACAGCACCAGTGATGTCAGTTGTACGGAAGTAGAACTGTGGACGGTAGCCTTTGAAGAATGGCGTGTGACGGCCACCTTCGTCTTTAGTTAATACGTAAACTTCAGACTCGAACTTAGTGTGTGGAGTGATTGAACCAGGCTTAGCTAGTACCTGACCACGTTGTACTTCATCACGCTTAGTACCACGAAGAAGAACACCACAGTTCTCACCCGCACGACCTTCGTCTAGAAGCTTACGGAACATTTCAACACCAGTACAAGTAGTCGTCGTAGTTTCTTTGATACCTACGATTTCTACGTCGTCACCTACTGTGATGATACCACGCTCAACACGACCTGTTACTACAGTACCACGACCTTGGATTGAGAATACGTCTTCGATTGGTAAGATGAAGTCACCGTCGATTGCACGCTCTGGCTCTGGAATGTAAGTGTCTAACTGGTTAGCAAGCTCAAGGATTTTCTCTTCCCATTGTGCTTCACCGTTAAGTGCGCCTAATGCAGAACCTTGGATTACTGGTAAGTCGTCACCTGGGAAGTCGTATTCTGAAAGAAGTTCACGAACTTCCATCTCTACAAGCTCAAGTAGCTCTTCGTCGTCTACCATGTCACACTTGTTTAAGAATACGATGATGTAAGGTACACCTACTTGGCGAGAAAGAAGGATGTGCTCACGTGTTTGTGGCATAGGACCGTCAGTAGCAGCACATACTAAGATTGCACCGTCCATTTGAGCAGCACCAGTGATCATGTTTTTAACATAATCGGCGTGACCTGGACAGTCTACGTGTGCGTAGTGACGTGTTTCTGTGTCGTACTCGATGTGAGAAGTATTGATTGTAATACCACGCTCACGCTCTTCTGGAGCGTTATCGATTTGAGCGAAATCACGAACTTCACCACCGTGAGTTTTTGTTAATACTGCAGAGATAGCAGCTGTTAAAGTAGTTTTACCGTGGTCAACGTGGCCGATAGTACCAACGTTTACGTGCGGTTTCGAACGTTCAAATTTTTCTTTAGCCATTTTACATGTACCTTAAAGATTACCAATTAAATTTAATTTTTAGCACTTAGCGACTGTTGACCACTGAGCAGCAAGGCACTGATTGTAGAGAATGCGAATTCTCTTGTCAAAGCAATGCCAGTGCCTTGTGCACCACCACTAAAGTGCGAGAAAGTTCACCTTTAAAAAAGGCTAGCCCCCTCGGGATTCAATAACTGAGTCAGCTACTGCTTTTGGAGCCTCTGCATACTTAGAAAACTCCATAGAATAAGAGGCGCGACCTTGAGTTGCACTACGTAAATCAGTTGCGTAGCCAAACATCTCTGCCAATGGCACAAGCGCGTTAACGAGCTTCATACCAGCAGGGCCTTCGTCCATCCCATCGATCATGCCGCGACGACGGTTTAAATCGCCTACCACATCACCCATGTTCTCTTCTGGCGTTGTCACTTCTACTTTCATCATTGGCTCTAACAGTGCAGGATTGGCTTCCATTGCACCTTTCTTAAAGCCCATAGACGCAGCGATTTTAAACGCCATTTCGTTAGAGTCAACGTCGTGGAATGAACCATCGTATAACGTGACTTTAACACCAAGCAGCGGGTAGCCGGCTAATACGCCAGATTCCATCTGCTCTTTACAACCTTTTTCAACTGCTGGGATGTATTCTTTTGGAACCACACCACCAACAATCTCATTAACGAATTCGAAACCATCGCCTTCGA
This Thalassotalea euphylliae DNA region includes the following protein-coding sequences:
- the tuf gene encoding elongation factor Tu, which codes for MAKEKFERSKPHVNVGTIGHVDHGKTTLTAAISAVLTKTHGGEVRDFAQIDNAPEERERGITINTSHIEYDTETRHYAHVDCPGHADYVKNMITGAAQMDGAILVCAATDGPMPQTREHILLSRQVGVPYIIVFLNKCDMVDDEELLELVEMEVRELLSEYDFPGDDLPVIQGSALGALNGEAQWEEKILELANQLDTYIPEPERAIDGDFILPIEDVFSIQGRGTVVTGRVERGIITVGDDVEIVGIKETTTTTCTGVEMFRKLLDEGRAGENCGVLLRGTKRDEVQRGQVLAKPGSITPHTKFESEVYVLTKDEGGRHTPFFKGYRPQFYFRTTDITGAVELPEGVEMVMPGDNLKFVVELINPIAMDEGLRFAIREGGRTVGAGVVSKIID